A window of the Osmerus eperlanus unplaced genomic scaffold, fOsmEpe2.1 SCAFFOLD_182, whole genome shotgun sequence genome harbors these coding sequences:
- the LOC134016152 gene encoding uncharacterized protein LOC134016152, which yields MDVESLKNSARPRVRCLDVFLVVSVISLFLAVVAVAGLGTMAISELRLSVKSRSSVNVQPSWLTEAGSQARLNSDSGSTVYKMQNFAYLRASTSEPQNSTLALSPVAYGSGSSVGSIYDYNTAQNILRLTRSSSYFLYLDLHLTCTARCPRGHLTVTVGEHLTCRVELPEWAESTPITRKCWVVTQMEADSRLVAQMTVPEQGAKLWRLDENHSGLGIFLVD from the exons ATGGACGTAGAATCCCTGAAAAATAGCGCGAGACCCCGCGTCAGGTGCCTGGATGTGTTCCTGGTCGTGTCGGTTATCTCCCTTTTCCTCGCGGTCGTGGCCGTGGCTGGACTTGGAACGATGGCCATCTCGGAGTTGCGGTTGAGCGTGAAATCAAGGTCAAGTGTTAACGTGCAACCGTCCTGGTTGACCGAAGCCGGTTCACAGGCGAGACTGAATAGTGACTCCGGTTCAACCGTATACAAG ATGCAGAACTTTGCCTACCTCAGAGCCTCCACCA GCGAACCACAAAACAGCACGCTGGCGTTGTCTCCTGTAGCCTACGGCTCCGGGAGCTCTGTGGGCTCCATCTACGACTACAACACGGCCCAGAACATTCTCCGGCTCACCAGGAGCTCCTCCTACTTCCTGTACCTGGACCTGCACCTCACCTGCACGGCGCGCTGTCCCCGTGGTCACCTGACCGTCACCGTGGGCGAGCACCTCACCTGCCGGGTGGAGCTTCCGGAGTGGGCGGAGTCGACGCCGATAACCAGGAAGTGCTGGGTGGTGACCCAGATGGAAGCAGACAGTCGGTTGGTCGCCCAGATGACGGTTCCGGAGCAGGGGGCAAAGTTATGGAGGCTGGACGAGAATCATTCCGGATTGGGGATCTTCCTGGTGGACTGA